The sequence below is a genomic window from Flagellimonas marinaquae.
GGGCGATAACCTCATACCCTAAAAAGGTGTTGAAACGACCCATGGTCAAGGTCGTACCTTCGGAGACATTCCAATACACATAGGCCTGGTTGATGATGCCGTTAAGTACATCATTTTCAAAAGTGGCCTCGGTACCTCTAGGTCCAAAAACCAAGTCAACTACGACACCAGTGTCTCCCATGTCATAGGTGCCTATCAGATTGGCCATGCCCAGTGCAAAACCAGTTTGGTTGGCAAAGGATGTAAAAGTTGCGGTATCCGCTTCTCCAGCATCCTTAAAGGTAGTTCTGTAATAAGCATCAACAGACCCGCTAAGGCTAAACTTGGAGGTGGTTTCTTCTTCCTGTGCAGAGACAGAAAATGATAGTGTTGAAATTATGGCAATCGCCATAATTTTTCCGAAATTTGTATTCATAATCGTTTTCATATCATGATCATTTTAAGTTGTCCTTTTTATTAAGGACCGTTAGTTGTTTTATAGTGAGTTGTGTTTGAAAAGGTTATTTAACGGAGCGTTTGGCAGAACGCTCCGTTTCCTTTGGCAATCTTTTGTTATTTGTAGGGCTATTTATCTTGAGAAATGTGTTCCGGGTAGGCTTCCACGCCATGTTCGTGAATGTCCAAGCCGTCAATTTCTTCTTGTTCGGACACTCGTAGCCCAATGGTTTTCTTTAAAATAAAGAGAACTATAAAAGATGCAACGGCAGCCCAAATAATATAGGCCAATGACCCGTAGGTCTGTACCCATAAAAGTTTTCCGCTTCCTCCGTAGAACAATCCGCCGTCAAGTGCAAATAGGCCGATTAAAACAGTTCCAAGGAAACCGCATACTCCGTGAACTGAAATCGCGCCCACGGGATCATCTATCTTAAGTTTTTTATCAATAAGTTCGATGGACACTACCACTACTAGACCGCAGATCAAACCAATGGCAAGAGCTCCCCATGCATTTACTGAGCCACATCCGGCGGTAATTCCTACCAAACCGGCCAAAGCTCCATTGAGTGTCATGGAAATGTCGGCTTTCCCATACCTTGCCCATGTAAAAAACAAGGCGGCTATGGCTCCTATTGCAGCAGCCAGGTTGGTGTTGATGATTACACTAGTGGCTCCAATGGTATCATCTCCGCCCCAGGCCAATTGTGAACCTCCGTTGAACCCGAACCATCCTAACCAGAGGATGAAAACACCCAATGCACCGAACGCCATGTTGTGACCGGGAATTGCTTGTGCCTTGCCATCTACATATTTTCCGATTCTGGGCCCTACTAGTATCGCTGCCACCAAGGCTGCCGCACCACCAACGGCGTGTACTACCGAAGAACCTGCAAAATCAACAAATCCTGCAGTGTTGAGCCAGGCATCGTCGTCGAAAGGCCAGTACCAGCTACCGGAGATAGGATAGATAAGTGTGGTAAGGATAACAGAAAAAATTAGATACGTGGAAAATTTGGTCCGACCCGCAATAGCACCCGATACAATGGTTGCTGCGGTCGCGCAGAAAACTGTTTGGAAGAAAAGGTTGTACCAATCGTCGGCACTAAAAAAGAAGTACCCCTGATCTGACGGGCTGGATCTAAAAAAACCGCCACCTACAAGGTCGCTGCCATACATAATGGCATAACCTACGGCCCAGAACATAACGGAGCCAGCGGCCAGGTCCATTATGTTTTTCATGATGATGTTGCCGGTGTTCTTACTGCGTGTAAAACCAATTTCCAATAAGGTGAACCCTGCCTGCATAAAAAATACCAAAATGGCCGCAAGGGTTATCCATAAAGCTCCCATATCGCCTGTAATGGCTTCCACGGCTTTGTCTATTGCTTCTTGTTCTTGTACAATCATAATCTAAGTTTTTAAGTTTTTGGCTATTAGTGTTAGTTGATTCCTGCGCTTCCGCTTTCTTTGGTCCTTATTCGATAGGCTTCGATCACATCGGAGACAAATATTTTTCCGTCACCAACATTACCAGTGCTTGCCGTATCCAATAAAACATTCACGGTTTTTTCCAGAAAGTCATCGCTGACCACGATAACCAAATACCTTCGTTGTATTTCGCTAGTGCTGTACGATATACCACGATAGACGTGTCCAAGTTTTTCATTTCCAACTCCTGTTACATCCCAGTAACTGAAGAAGTTGACCTCAATTTGATGTAAGGCTTTTTTAACCTCATCAAATTTGGATTTTCGAATAATTGCCTCGACTTTTTTCATAATTAAGTAGTTAATTGTTGTTTCAAATATATCTTAATTAAACAAAGGGGCTATAAAAAGAGGGGTGGTTGTAGTGATTTTTGTTACTATAAAAAAAATACCCCTAATAATTTAGGGGTATCCAATTTATAATAAACTTTTATCAATTATTTGTTGATCTTATGTTAACATATGGTGTTAAAACTTTGATTTTTTTCATAAAAAAGCTGATTCAACCCATAAAATGTTCAATATTTAACAAAAATTAACTAATATGATTTGGTTTGTAACGGCTAGGTTTGTTTGGCTAACCATAAACCTAAAACAACCGACAAGATACCAAGGATTATACTGGCCATCATATAAATAGCGAAATTAAGGTAATCGCCACTTTTTAAAAATGTATGCTTTTCAAAAGCGAATGCGGAGAAAGTGGTAAAGCCACCACAAAAACCTGTGGCCAATAATAGGCTGTTGTTCTCGGAGAGTATATCGCCTTTAGCGGAAAAACCTAAAACAAGCCCGATGATAAGACAGCCCAAAATATTAACTGTAAAAGTACCGATAAAGAAATTCTGCGAAATGGAATTGAGGGGTTTTGATACTAGATAGCGCAATACGCTGCCAAATCCTCCTCCTAAAAAAACAAGTAAGGCCTGTTTCATGCCTCAAAGTTACAAACTAAACCGCTTTTTTGTATTCGGTTTCTAAAGACTCCCGAGGAAAAAGCTTGGTAGTGGTAGATTCGGAAATTTTACGAATCGGTTTTGTAAATGTCTCCTTGGCGCCATTTACGCTGAAAATCAAAAGAATGGCGTTAATGGTAAGCAATACGAAAAGTATACTAAGAAAAACAGTCATTTAGGTTAGGTGCTAAAATATTGTTAAACAAAAGTACGGGTTTTCCTATAAGAACGAAATCCAAGGGCTGTTAATGTTGTGAAAATGAGGATTTTTGTTGCGATTGCAATTAATCTGTTAATTTTTGAGAAAAAATTTAATAAGGAACAGTGTAACTATGAAAATCAGAAAAGAAACAAGAATCCAGATAACACCTTTATAATTTTTTTTGTGTAATTTTTTGTCTTTTCGATAAGAAAGGGAGATAATTGCCACAAAAGCAATAAAAAACAAAGCTGCAAAAACAATCTGTCCTGTACTGAACATATTTTATATTTTTATGCAAAGCTAAATCAAAATTAGATAATGGAAAGTAAAATAAAAGCCGTGGAATTATTCCACAATTCTTTTGGGCTTGGAGTTTCCCAACAGCCAAAAGCCAATTTGGGAGAAGAAAAAAATCTACTGCGATTTAGTTTAATGGACGAAGAGAATCGGGAATACTTGGAAGCGGCCAATAATAACGATTTGGTGGAAGTGGCCGATGCCTTGGGGGATATGTTGTATATTTTATGTGGGACGATCTTGGAACATGGCATGCAATACAAAATTGAAGAGGTGTTCGAGGAAATACAGCGAAGCAATATGAGCAAGCTTGGTGCGGATGGTAAACCTATTTATAGGGAAGATGGGAAAGTGCTCAAAGGGCCAAACTATACCAGACCGGATATTCAAACGATAATGGATAAATAAAAAAGGCGCCGAAACGGCGCCTTTTTTGTTAGATGACTTCGTGTCGCCATCCAAATTTATCTTCTGATCGGTTATATTGAATATCCGTGATTCTTTTTTTCAACAAGGACGCGTAGCTGTTATCCACTTCGGGAAGTTCGTAATCCTTTCCATGGTAACCGAATCCAGAAATAGGAGATACTACAGCTGCGGTACCTGCTCCGAACATTTCTTTTAGGGATCCGTTCTCTGCAGCTTCAACAAGTTCATGTACCGAGATTTTGCGGACTTCGGTTTTTATACCTTCATCCTCTGCAATTTTTAAAATGCTCTTTCTTGTGATACCATCCAAAATACGATCACTTGTAGGTGCTGTCATCAATGTATCGTTGATCCGCACAAAAACATTCATAGCTCCCGCTTCTTCAATAAATTCATGGGTATTGTCGTCTGTCCAGATTACTTGCTGGTAACCCTTGTCGGCCGCAAGTTTGGTAGGGTAAAACTGCCCGGCATAGTTGCCGCCCGCCTTGGCGTAGCCAACACCGCCGTTTGCTGCCCTGGAATAGGTCTCCTCGATCAATACTTTTACTTTACCTGAAAAATAAGATCCAGAAGGCGCACAGGCAATTATAAATTTGTACTCGTCCGCAGGAGATGCATGGAAACCATTGCCAGATGCAAAAACGAACGGTCTAATGTATAAAGAGCTTCCGGGATTTTGAGGAATCCAATCTTTTTCCAATTGGATCAAGGTTTGTAGTCCTTCCATAAAATAGGCTTCCGGTATTTCCGGAATCGCCAAACGTTGTGCTGATTTGTTCAATCTTTTGCAATTGTCCAAAGGTCTAAAGAGCCAAACCTTCCCGTTCTCATCCTTGTAGGCTTTCATTCCCTCAAAAATGGACTGTCCGTAATGGAAGATTTTGGCCGAAGGATCCAGCGTAATAGGTTGGTAAGGAACCACTTTTGGAGTGTTCCACTCGCCATTTTTATAGTCGCAAACCAACATATGGTCCGAATAGACACTTCCAAAGGAAAGATTGTCAAAATCAATATCTTGGATTTTTGAAGATTTAGTCTTTTCTATAGCAATTTTGTTAGCCATTGTTTCCATATCACTTACATTTACAGTGTTAAAATTAGCTATTTATTGTTAGTTTTGGACGATTCACAAATCTAAATGTTATACTTAATCTACATTTACTTAAATGTTATCAAAAATGAGATATTTTAACACAATTGCTACTGTATTTTTAGTAGGAGTTCTTTTTGTCTCCTGTAAACAAGAAACGATACAAGGGGATTATTTCGGTCAGGAATTCCAGGTTTCTGGAAAAGCGTCCAAAACCGCTGCACCTTTTGATCAAATTTCAGAGAAAGATTCGCTTCAGACCCAAATGATCGGTGAAATCAAAGAAGTTTGCCAGGCAAAAGGATGTTGGATGAAGGTTAAACTTGAATCCGATGAAGAAGTGTTTGTCCGGTTTAAGGATTATGGCTTTTTTGTGCCCAAGGATGCTGCGGGTAAGAAAGTTGTGATGAACGGCGCCGCATTTTTAGAAGAAATGTCCGTAGAAGACCAAAAACACTATGCTGAGGATGAGGGTGCTTCTGAAGAAGAATTGGCCCAGATCACCGCCCCGAAAAGAACACTTAGGTTCGAAGCTGATGGTGTTTTGATTGCAAACCAGCCTTGAAACGAAGAATAATCACGACAGGGGATGGTTCCAAGACCATTCAAATAGAGGATTGGAACGAACAATACCATTCCAAACATGGTGCGGTGCAAGAAGCTTACCATGTATTTATTGAACACGGGCTACGGTTGTTCAACAATAGATCCATTACCATACTGGAAGTTGGTTTCGGTACAGGGCTTAATGCTCTTATTACATTATTGGAGGCTGCCAAACAACAACTAACGGTCGATTATATTGGAGTAGAGGCATTTCCTGTTTCTGTGGATGAAATATGCGTTCTGGATTATTGTAGGCAGTTGGGTGCAGATAATGTTGAAGCATCTTTTAATAAAATGCATAGTTCCAACTGGGAAGAAGAGGTAGCTATAACACCGGATTTTTCGTTGCTCAAACAAAAAAAGGATTTTAGGCAGATCGACGAGGAAAACCTTGTCGATCTTGTTTATTTTGATGCATTCGGGGCACGTGTGCAACCCGACCTGTGGACCGAAGAAATTTTCTCGATCATGCACAATGCACTCAAGAAAGAGGGCGTATTGGTCACGTATGCGGCAAAAGGTAGTGTAAGAAGGGCGATGCAGGCTGTTGGATTTACCGTGGAAAGGTTGCCTGGACCACCCGGAAAAAGAGAAATGTTAAGGGCTATAAAGATGTGATTCCTAACAATTTGTTAACCCATGGTGCTTTACAGGGCTGTTTGGCACTAAAGTTTAAACAAATATGTTAAACCTAAATTAAGGTCTGATCAACAGACGATTAAACCTGTAAATTTGTACAAAATGTTGCTATGAAGGTGTTGATAACAGGAGCTACGGGTTTGGTCGGGCAGGCCATTGTTAAGGTACTTCACGATAAAGGAATACCCGTAAATTATTTGACCACAAGTAAAAACAAGATTACCTCCCAAGAGGATTTTCAAGGTTATTATTGGAATCCTTCCAAGGGAGAAATAGATTTGGATTGCTTTAAAAATGTTCAAGCAATAATAAACTTGGCAGGTACCACCATTGCTAAACGTTGGACGCCAAATCACAGAAAAAAAGTTCTCCTAAGCCGAATTAATAGTCTGCAAACCTTAAAAAATGGATTGGAGCAATCCAATAATAAGGAAGTTGAATGCCTAATTTCTGCATCGGCGGTCGGGATATACCCAGATTCCATAAGTGACTTTTACGACGAGACCGAGACCAAAGTTGACGACGGTTTTTTGGGCGATGTGGTCCAAAAGTGGGAGGCGGAGGCCGACTCGTTTCAACAGTTGGACATAGATGTGGCCAAAATAAGAATTGGAATCGTATTGGACAAAGATGAAGGAGCTTTGCCCAAAATGTCGCAACCGGTCAAGAACTTTGTTGGGGCGCCCTTGGGCAGTGGTGATCAATGGCAATCTTGGATCCATATCGAAGATTTGGCACAAATGTTCGTGTTTGCCGTGGAGAACAACCTCAAAGGAATTTATAACGGGGTTGCACCAAATCCGGTTACCAATACCAAAATGACCAAGGAATTGGCAAAAATATTGGACAGGCCTTTATGGTTGCCAAACATACCGGCATTTTTATTGAAGGCAATTTTGGGTAAAATGTCCGCCTTGGTATTGTCCAGCCAAAGGGTGAGCAGTAAAAAAATCGAGGAAGAAGGTTTCACATTTCAATACGTGAACATTTGCCAAGCATTAAGGAGCTTGTACAGTTCAGAAGCCTCGGATGTTCCAGCTTCTGTAGAGGCATAGACATATTTAATTTTATGACGATATTGATTAGAAAAGTCCGCTTAGGCGGCTTTTTTTATGATTTGCGGTGACATTTTGACATTTTTGGACAATTGGCAGTACTTTTGCCACTTCAAATTCGAATAAAACAATTGAACATGAGCAATAAAAGTAAGGTTGAGGAAATAGAAGATGAGCCTAAAAAAGGGCAAACCGAAGAGAGTACTGAGCTGAACGATGATCATATAGAAACCAGCGACACGGAAGAAAACAATGAAGAATTGTCCGAGGAAGAAAAACTACGTGAAGATTTGGCCAAAGAGAAGGAAAAATTTTTAAGACTCTTTGCCGAATTTGAAAATTACAAGCGCAGGACGTCCAAAGAACGTATGGATCTTTTCAAAACGGCAGGACAAGAAGTCATGGTGGCATTGTTGCCCATTTTGGACGACTTTGATCGAGCTTTGAAAGAACTCTCCAAATCCCAGGACAAGGAAATGTTCAAAGGTGTGGAACTTATCAGCAATAAATTTAAAGAGACCCTGAAAAACAAAGGATTGGAGCCTGTACAGGCCGAACCTGGGGATACTTTTGATGCGGAAGTGCACGATGCCATAACCCAAATTCCTGCACCGGACAAAAAAATGAAAGGGAAAATAATCGATGTGGTCGAAAAAGGGTTCAAGCTCGGAGATCGTATCATTAGACACCCAAAAGTAGTAGTAGGAAACTAAGAGTGTATGAAGGAGGATTATTACGAAATATTAGGAGTATCCAAAGGAGCTTCGGCCGCAGAAATAAAAAAAGCCTACAGGAAAAAGGCAATCGAGTACCACCCGGATAAAAACCCAGGCGATGCCAAAGCAGAAGAAATGTTCAAAAAATCTGCCGAAGCATACGAGGTATTGGGAAATCCGGACAAAAGGGCAAAATACGACCAGTTTGGCCATGCCGCGTTCGATGGCAGTGGAGGCTTTGGTGGCGGAGGTATGAACATGGACGATATCTTCAGTCAGTTCGGTGATATTTTTGGCGGTGCTTTTGGTGGAGGTGGATTCAGTGGTTTTGGCGGTTTTGGCGGTGGACAGCGAAGAACCAAAGGGAGCAATTTGCGCATCCGTGTAAAACTCACCCTAGAGGAAGTTGCCAATGGAGTAGAGAAAAA
It includes:
- a CDS encoding ammonium transporter — its product is MIVQEQEAIDKAVEAITGDMGALWITLAAILVFFMQAGFTLLEIGFTRSKNTGNIIMKNIMDLAAGSVMFWAVGYAIMYGSDLVGGGFFRSSPSDQGYFFFSADDWYNLFFQTVFCATAATIVSGAIAGRTKFSTYLIFSVILTTLIYPISGSWYWPFDDDAWLNTAGFVDFAGSSVVHAVGGAAALVAAILVGPRIGKYVDGKAQAIPGHNMAFGALGVFILWLGWFGFNGGSQLAWGGDDTIGATSVIINTNLAAAIGAIAALFFTWARYGKADISMTLNGALAGLVGITAGCGSVNAWGALAIGLICGLVVVVSIELIDKKLKIDDPVGAISVHGVCGFLGTVLIGLFALDGGLFYGGSGKLLWVQTYGSLAYIIWAAVASFIVLFILKKTIGLRVSEQEEIDGLDIHEHGVEAYPEHISQDK
- a CDS encoding P-II family nitrogen regulator, producing MKKVEAIIRKSKFDEVKKALHQIEVNFFSYWDVTGVGNEKLGHVYRGISYSTSEIQRRYLVIVVSDDFLEKTVNVLLDTASTGNVGDGKIFVSDVIEAYRIRTKESGSAGIN
- the crcB gene encoding fluoride efflux transporter CrcB yields the protein MKQALLVFLGGGFGSVLRYLVSKPLNSISQNFFIGTFTVNILGCLIIGLVLGFSAKGDILSENNSLLLATGFCGGFTTFSAFAFEKHTFLKSGDYLNFAIYMMASIILGILSVVLGLWLAKQT
- a CDS encoding nucleoside triphosphate pyrophosphohydrolase family protein — translated: MESKIKAVELFHNSFGLGVSQQPKANLGEEKNLLRFSLMDEENREYLEAANNNDLVEVADALGDMLYILCGTILEHGMQYKIEEVFEEIQRSNMSKLGADGKPIYREDGKVLKGPNYTRPDIQTIMDK
- a CDS encoding branched-chain amino acid aminotransferase; this translates as METMANKIAIEKTKSSKIQDIDFDNLSFGSVYSDHMLVCDYKNGEWNTPKVVPYQPITLDPSAKIFHYGQSIFEGMKAYKDENGKVWLFRPLDNCKRLNKSAQRLAIPEIPEAYFMEGLQTLIQLEKDWIPQNPGSSLYIRPFVFASGNGFHASPADEYKFIIACAPSGSYFSGKVKVLIEETYSRAANGGVGYAKAGGNYAGQFYPTKLAADKGYQQVIWTDDNTHEFIEEAGAMNVFVRINDTLMTAPTSDRILDGITRKSILKIAEDEGIKTEVRKISVHELVEAAENGSLKEMFGAGTAAVVSPISGFGYHGKDYELPEVDNSYASLLKKRITDIQYNRSEDKFGWRHEVI
- a CDS encoding DUF4920 domain-containing protein; the encoded protein is MRYFNTIATVFLVGVLFVSCKQETIQGDYFGQEFQVSGKASKTAAPFDQISEKDSLQTQMIGEIKEVCQAKGCWMKVKLESDEEVFVRFKDYGFFVPKDAAGKKVVMNGAAFLEEMSVEDQKHYAEDEGASEEELAQITAPKRTLRFEADGVLIANQP
- the mnmD gene encoding tRNA (5-methylaminomethyl-2-thiouridine)(34)-methyltransferase MnmD — its product is MKRRIITTGDGSKTIQIEDWNEQYHSKHGAVQEAYHVFIEHGLRLFNNRSITILEVGFGTGLNALITLLEAAKQQLTVDYIGVEAFPVSVDEICVLDYCRQLGADNVEASFNKMHSSNWEEEVAITPDFSLLKQKKDFRQIDEENLVDLVYFDAFGARVQPDLWTEEIFSIMHNALKKEGVLVTYAAKGSVRRAMQAVGFTVERLPGPPGKREMLRAIKM
- a CDS encoding TIGR01777 family oxidoreductase, with the protein product MKVLITGATGLVGQAIVKVLHDKGIPVNYLTTSKNKITSQEDFQGYYWNPSKGEIDLDCFKNVQAIINLAGTTIAKRWTPNHRKKVLLSRINSLQTLKNGLEQSNNKEVECLISASAVGIYPDSISDFYDETETKVDDGFLGDVVQKWEAEADSFQQLDIDVAKIRIGIVLDKDEGALPKMSQPVKNFVGAPLGSGDQWQSWIHIEDLAQMFVFAVENNLKGIYNGVAPNPVTNTKMTKELAKILDRPLWLPNIPAFLLKAILGKMSALVLSSQRVSSKKIEEEGFTFQYVNICQALRSLYSSEASDVPASVEA
- a CDS encoding nucleotide exchange factor GrpE, whose protein sequence is MSNKSKVEEIEDEPKKGQTEESTELNDDHIETSDTEENNEELSEEEKLREDLAKEKEKFLRLFAEFENYKRRTSKERMDLFKTAGQEVMVALLPILDDFDRALKELSKSQDKEMFKGVELISNKFKETLKNKGLEPVQAEPGDTFDAEVHDAITQIPAPDKKMKGKIIDVVEKGFKLGDRIIRHPKVVVGN